In the Bombus pyrosoma isolate SC7728 linkage group LG15, ASM1482585v1, whole genome shotgun sequence genome, one interval contains:
- the LOC122575993 gene encoding glutathione S-transferase 1-1-like produces MSVDLYYTPMSSPCRAVLLTAEAIGITLNLIEINLFEGEHLKPEFEQLNPQKTVPFLVDGDYKLSESRAIMSYLVDQYGKNIRLNPQTPADRALVNQRLHFDIGTLYRGMKNYYYPVVFRGANYNPEYYEVLEGAFDVLDKFLNGQDYVTGRNLTIADLALAATVSTTEVFGFEVEKYANVAKWMDKIKSSAPGYRKANGEGLEIMKRLADNAKKE; encoded by the exons ATGTCGGTGGATCTGTATTACACGCCAATGAGTTCACCCTGCAGAGCGGTTCTCTTGACTGCCGAGGCCATTGgtattactttaaatttaatagaaatcaatttatttgaagGCGAACATCTAAAGCCAGAATTTGAACAG CTGAATCCACAGAAAACTGTCCCGTTTCTTGTAGACGGCGATTATAAACTATCTGAGAG TCGAGCCATCATGTCATATCTAGTTGATCAATATGGTAAAAACATTCGTCTAAATCCGCAAACACCGGCTGATCGAGCCTTGGTCAATCAACGATTACATTTTGATATTGGTACCTTGTACAGGGgcatgaaaaattattat TATCCAGTTGTGTTTAGAGGGGCAAATTACAATCCAGAATATTACGAGGTACTCGAAGGCGCGTTTGATGTCctcgataaatttctaaatggGCAAGATTACGTGACTGGACGCAATTTGACCATCGCCGATCTCGCATTGGCAGCCACTGTATCAACAACGGAG GTTTTCGGTTTCGAGGTGGAGAAATACGCGAATGTTGCTAAATGgatggataaaataaaatcatccGCGCCAGGTTATCGTAAAGCCAATGGCGAAGGattagaaataatgaaaagattGGCCGATAATGCAAAAAAGGAGTAA
- the LOC122575990 gene encoding pyridoxal phosphate homeostasis protein isoform X2, whose amino-acid sequence MAELVTNLKVVQDKIIAASARRLPEYKYFEPRLVAVSKLKSVELIVDAYKAGQRHFGENYVNELVEKGNHSSILETCTDIRWHFIGHLQRNKINKLLTTPNLYIIETIDNEKLASALNTSWSKVRVNENLKLKVMVQVNTSNEQEKSGCEITDVCTLVQHIIDNCTSLEFVGLMTIGMFGHDLAKGPNPDFLCLKECREKVSKELGIDLNKIELSMGMSNDYEHAVELGSTNIRVGTAIFGERAKKDT is encoded by the exons ATGGCCGAATTGGTAACGAATTTAAAAGTAGtgcaagataaaattattgctGCTTCTGCTAGAAGGCTACCc GAATACAAGTATTTTGAGCCACGTTTAGTAGCTGTGAGTAAATTGAAATCAGTTGAATTAATTGTGGATGCGTATAAAGCTGGTCAAAGACATTTTGGAGAAAATTATGTCAATGAATTAgttgaaaaaggaaatcaCTCAAGTATTTTAGAAACATGTACAGATATACGTTGGCATTTCATTGGCCATCttcaacgtaataaaataaacaaattattaactaCTCCAAATTTGTACATTATTGAAACAATAGATAATGAAAAACTTGCATCAGCATTAAATACTTCTTGGTCTAAAGTTAgagtaaatgaaaatttgaaattaaaagtaatggTACAGGTGAATACTAGCAACGAACAAG aaAAGAGTGGTTGTGAAATCACAGATGTTTGTACTCTTGTTCAGCATATTATTGATAACTGTACAAGTTTAGAATTTGTAGGTCTTATGACAATAGGCATGTTTGGACATGATCTCGCTAAAGGACCAAATCCTGATTTTTTGTGTCTGAAAGAATGTAgagaaaaagtttcaaaagaATTGGGTATTGATTTAAATAAGATAGAGCTATCAATGGGAATGTCAAATGATTATGAACATGCG GTAGAGTTGGGAAGTACTAATATTAGAGTTGGTACTGCTATATTTGGGGAAAGGGCGAAAAAGGATACCtaa
- the LOC122575990 gene encoding pyridoxal phosphate homeostasis protein isoform X1, which produces MAELVTNLKVVQDKIIAASARRLPEYKYFEPRLVAVSKLKSVELIVDAYKAGQRHFGENYVNELVEKGNHSSILETCTDIRWHFIGHLQRNKINKLLTTPNLYIIETIDNEKLASALNTSWSKVRVNENLKLKVMVQVNTSNEQEKSGCEITDVCTLVQHIIDNCTSLEFVGLMTIGMFGHDLAKGPNPDFLCLKECREKVSKELGIDLNKIELSMGMSNDYEHASWEVLILELVLLYLGKGRKRIPNEIHIFCIIFV; this is translated from the exons ATGGCCGAATTGGTAACGAATTTAAAAGTAGtgcaagataaaattattgctGCTTCTGCTAGAAGGCTACCc GAATACAAGTATTTTGAGCCACGTTTAGTAGCTGTGAGTAAATTGAAATCAGTTGAATTAATTGTGGATGCGTATAAAGCTGGTCAAAGACATTTTGGAGAAAATTATGTCAATGAATTAgttgaaaaaggaaatcaCTCAAGTATTTTAGAAACATGTACAGATATACGTTGGCATTTCATTGGCCATCttcaacgtaataaaataaacaaattattaactaCTCCAAATTTGTACATTATTGAAACAATAGATAATGAAAAACTTGCATCAGCATTAAATACTTCTTGGTCTAAAGTTAgagtaaatgaaaatttgaaattaaaagtaatggTACAGGTGAATACTAGCAACGAACAAG aaAAGAGTGGTTGTGAAATCACAGATGTTTGTACTCTTGTTCAGCATATTATTGATAACTGTACAAGTTTAGAATTTGTAGGTCTTATGACAATAGGCATGTTTGGACATGATCTCGCTAAAGGACCAAATCCTGATTTTTTGTGTCTGAAAGAATGTAgagaaaaagtttcaaaagaATTGGGTATTGATTTAAATAAGATAGAGCTATCAATGGGAATGTCAAATGATTATGAACATGCG AGTTGGGAAGTACTAATATTAGAGTTGGTACTGCTATATTTGGGGAAAGGGCGAAAAAGGATACCtaatgaaatacatattttttgtataatatttgtataa
- the LOC122575994 gene encoding NADH dehydrogenase [ubiquinone] iron-sulfur protein 8, mitochondrial, with the protein MTFLKTIQPGLKLFQTSTKILNVPVRTKYYFISPEKSKFLDNATNRSLLLEIIRGIGITLSHFFSEPATINYPFEKGPLSPRFRGEHALRRYPSGEERCIACKLCEAICPAQAITIEAEERADGSRRTTRYDIDMTKCIYCGFCQEACPVDAIVEGPNFEFSTETHEELLYNKEKLLNNGDRWESEIASNIHADYLYR; encoded by the exons atgACATTTCTGAAAACTATACAACCAG gtttaaaattatttcaaacttccACAAAAATCTTGAATGTACCTGTACgaactaaatattattttatttccccGGAGAAGTCAAAGTTTCTTGATAATGCAACAAACAGATCATTGCTTCTAGAAATCATACGTGGTATTGGAATTACATTGTCTCACTTCTTTAGTGAACCTGCAACAATAAATTATCCTTTTGAAAAGGGTCCCTTAAGTCCAAGATTCAGAGGTGAACATGCATTAAGAAG ATATCCTTCAGGTGAAGAAAGATGTATTGCATGCAAATTATGTGAAGCAATTTGTCCAGCACAAGCAATCACTATTGAAGCAGAGGAAAGAGCAGATGGATCCCGCCGTACAACAAGATATGACATAGACATgacaaaatgtatatattgtgGATTCTGTCAAGAAGCTTGTCCAGTGGATGCAATCGTGGAG gGTCcaaactttgaattttcaacaGAAACACACGAAGAGTTATTGtacaataaagaaaaattgctgAATAATGGAGACAGGTGGGAATCAGAAATTGCTAGTAATATTCATGCAGATTATTTGTATCgctaa